In a genomic window of Sulfurisphaera tokodaii str. 7:
- a CDS encoding ABC transporter permease codes for MLREFIHLIIMQFKMIKAYLPAVIFYSIFFPLAFMFSFGLITFSKYLVYFISGTITFYISIGVFVSTTQTLSSERREGRFSLIVASGISRELYAISIAIAQGISTLIMIPVIVILGDYILHIVLKSVIYLLLSVIIGIFTFSMLGITLGLGIKNYYAVVQYSQILGFALTFFAPVYYPITFIPAPFRYLTYLEPTTYMSEAIYNSFVGNPVSLLWNLGCLIYGIALMIINTRILKST; via the coding sequence ATGTTACGTGAATTCATTCATTTAATAATTATGCAATTTAAGATGATTAAGGCATATTTACCAGCTGTAATTTTTTACTCAATATTTTTCCCATTAGCCTTTATGTTCTCTTTTGGCTTAATTACTTTCTCAAAATATCTAGTTTATTTCATCTCTGGTACAATAACTTTTTATATATCAATTGGCGTGTTTGTTAGCACTACTCAAACTTTATCTAGTGAGAGAAGAGAGGGAAGATTTTCTCTCATCGTTGCTTCAGGTATATCGAGGGAATTGTATGCAATAAGCATTGCGATAGCTCAAGGTATTTCAACACTAATTATGATTCCGGTAATAGTTATCTTAGGGGATTATATTTTGCATATTGTGTTAAAATCTGTAATTTACCTATTGTTAAGCGTTATAATCGGAATTTTCACCTTTTCTATGTTAGGAATAACTTTAGGTTTAGGGATTAAGAATTATTACGCGGTTGTTCAGTATTCTCAAATTTTAGGATTTGCATTAACCTTTTTTGCCCCAGTTTATTATCCAATTACTTTTATACCAGCCCCATTTAGATACCTAACTTACTTAGAACCAACAACATACATGTCGGAAGCTATTTACAATTCATTCGTAGGGAATCCAGTATCTTTATTGTGGAATTTAGGATGTCTAATTTACGGCATCGCATTAATGATAATAAACACTAGAATACTAAAATCAACGTAA
- a CDS encoding CRISPR-associated transcriptional regulator Csa3, producing MEEKVTLVFGVGFTAEYIIRAITERGIKDVLDVAIFSVTSEEEFRKRQAQETMDSILKYLSAIGISGHPKYISIKEPFDFIVYQISDLLWTRNNLEFYIIGGMRILNLALYFYAILAKTLGKRVKAYSYTEDMSYKYELPVMIPAKPSDAEYEILEYLGSKYGEVYMNDIAKILNKSLPTISKQIDFLENQGYVECKETKPKPCKITDLGKVCLQTLRGLKSRMNEL from the coding sequence ATGGAAGAGAAGGTAACGCTTGTCTTTGGTGTAGGTTTTACAGCAGAATACATAATTAGAGCTATAACTGAAAGGGGGATTAAAGATGTATTAGATGTAGCTATTTTCTCTGTAACTTCAGAAGAAGAATTTAGGAAAAGACAAGCACAAGAGACTATGGATTCAATTCTTAAATACTTATCAGCTATTGGGATAAGTGGACATCCTAAATATATCTCAATTAAAGAACCCTTTGATTTCATTGTTTATCAGATCTCTGATCTTTTATGGACTAGAAATAATTTAGAATTTTATATAATTGGCGGTATGAGAATACTTAACTTAGCACTCTATTTTTATGCTATATTAGCGAAGACTTTAGGAAAAAGAGTGAAAGCATATTCTTATACAGAGGACATGAGTTATAAATATGAGTTACCAGTAATGATTCCAGCTAAACCTTCAGATGCTGAATACGAAATCTTAGAGTATTTGGGGTCAAAATACGGAGAAGTATATATGAATGATATAGCAAAAATTTTGAATAAATCTTTACCTACTATTTCTAAGCAAATAGATTTTCTTGAAAATCAGGGATATGTAGAATGTAAAGAGACTAAACCTAAGCCATGTAAAATTACTGATTTAGGGAAGGTGTGTTTACAAACGCTAAGAGGATTAAAAAGTAGGATGAATGAGTTGTAA
- a CDS encoding MBL fold metallo-hydrolase produces MPCRGLHSIPAGPVEFPEIATVYVMCGEKLTVMIDAGVSNSIADFSFLDKLDYIVLTHLHIDHIGLLPELLQVYKAKVLVKSGFKKYLTSEDGLKKLNESAEKVLGDLYYVYGGLEKKLDQDKVIEVEGNEEFDLGGYRMRLIYTPGHARHHMSVLVDDFLFTGDSAGAYFNGVVIPTTPPVIDYKMYMESLKRQIELKPKVVGFAHGGLVSPKIMEEHLKQMLSKEEIQINVDIGGVAGEILRKQIEVNLRGLRESKKSI; encoded by the coding sequence ATGCCTTGCAGAGGTTTACATTCTATTCCTGCAGGACCAGTTGAATTCCCAGAAATTGCCACTGTTTATGTAATGTGTGGCGAAAAATTAACAGTCATGATTGATGCTGGAGTTAGTAACTCTATAGCGGACTTTTCATTCTTAGATAAACTTGACTATATTGTTCTTACTCATCTTCATATAGACCATATTGGTTTATTGCCAGAGCTTTTGCAAGTTTATAAAGCAAAGGTTCTGGTAAAAAGCGGTTTTAAGAAATATTTAACCAGTGAGGATGGCCTTAAGAAATTAAATGAATCTGCTGAAAAAGTTTTAGGAGATCTTTATTATGTTTATGGTGGGTTAGAAAAGAAGCTTGATCAAGATAAAGTGATAGAAGTAGAGGGTAATGAGGAATTTGACTTAGGCGGATATAGGATGAGATTAATTTATACACCAGGTCACGCGAGACATCATATGTCGGTTCTTGTAGATGATTTTCTGTTTACTGGAGATAGTGCTGGAGCTTATTTTAATGGAGTCGTTATCCCAACAACACCGCCAGTAATAGACTATAAAATGTACATGGAAAGTTTAAAGAGGCAAATAGAGTTAAAGCCAAAAGTTGTAGGATTTGCCCATGGCGGTTTAGTTTCTCCTAAAATAATGGAAGAACATTTAAAACAAATGCTAAGTAAAGAAGAAATACAGATAAATGTTGATATTGGAGGAGTAGCTGGAGAAATATTGAGAAAACAGATAGAAGTTAACTTAAGAGGATTAAGAGAAAGTAAGAAATCTATTTAA
- a CDS encoding DUF1059 domain-containing protein → MPKYSFSCGSVGMNCGFEIKNASSEDELLEMLKIHAKSSHGITSIPSELLAKIKQNIKKSGKYSFSCASVGMNCGFEIVNADSEEELLDELMVHAKMSHNLSSIPPDTLNKIKQNIKVM, encoded by the coding sequence ATGCCTAAATATTCGTTTAGTTGTGGAAGTGTAGGAATGAACTGCGGATTCGAAATAAAGAACGCTAGTAGTGAAGATGAGCTATTAGAAATGCTAAAAATTCATGCCAAGTCTAGCCATGGAATAACCTCAATACCATCTGAATTACTTGCAAAAATAAAGCAAAATATAAAGAAATCAGGAAAGTACTCGTTTAGTTGTGCAAGCGTGGGAATGAACTGCGGATTCGAAATAGTTAATGCAGATTCTGAAGAAGAATTGTTAGATGAATTAATGGTTCATGCTAAAATGTCTCATAATTTATCTTCAATACCCCCAGATACTCTAAACAAAATTAAACAAAATATTAAAGTAATGTAA
- a CDS encoding DUF1059 domain-containing protein, translated as MVFGFGRKKKFEFQCSSIGMSCGFEIKNASTEDELMEILKIHAKKAHGLSEIPQDVINKIKQNIKKV; from the coding sequence ATGGTATTTGGATTTGGAAGGAAAAAGAAGTTTGAGTTTCAATGTTCTAGCATAGGTATGAGCTGCGGATTTGAGATAAAGAACGCTTCTACAGAAGATGAGCTTATGGAAATTTTAAAGATTCATGCTAAAAAAGCCCATGGATTAAGTGAAATTCCACAAGACGTAATAAATAAAATTAAACAAAATATAAAGAAAGTGTGA
- a CDS encoding winged helix-turn-helix transcriptional regulator: protein MDLIDKRILFYFLRDGRISQRQIASLLGLTPASLNYRFKKLMDDGILKGFKLYVNPNFYGKIQIYIAFKNYNDIDGEFISFKLKCLEWLNVYGVQAKDNIELKDRLSYMAKELGDPVLSYFPLQSLFKPSNLDIKIVEELKKDPRIQPVDIADKLGVSSKLVEKHIRYLRHRGLILVVPEIELGKTDIVIFSMFSQKIEDISVVLQDCKIWQFTDGYAGITVCYADNMERARKYISAARDVDKDADVMIIYDYIFK, encoded by the coding sequence ATGGATTTAATAGACAAGAGAATTCTTTTTTATTTTTTGAGAGATGGTAGAATATCACAAAGGCAAATAGCTTCACTTCTAGGTCTTACTCCGGCAAGTCTAAATTATCGTTTTAAGAAATTAATGGATGATGGAATATTAAAAGGATTTAAGCTGTATGTAAATCCTAATTTTTATGGAAAAATACAGATTTATATTGCATTCAAAAATTATAATGACATAGATGGAGAATTTATTTCGTTTAAGTTAAAGTGCCTTGAATGGTTAAACGTGTATGGAGTTCAGGCAAAGGATAACATAGAACTTAAGGACAGACTAAGTTATATGGCTAAAGAATTGGGTGATCCAGTACTTTCTTATTTCCCACTTCAATCTCTTTTTAAACCATCGAACTTAGATATTAAAATCGTAGAAGAGTTGAAAAAAGATCCAAGAATTCAGCCAGTTGATATAGCTGATAAGCTGGGAGTTAGCAGTAAACTAGTGGAAAAACATATAAGATATTTAAGGCATAGAGGTTTAATCCTTGTTGTACCAGAAATAGAACTTGGTAAAACTGATATTGTAATATTCTCTATGTTTTCTCAGAAAATAGAAGATATTTCAGTGGTTTTACAAGACTGTAAAATTTGGCAATTTACCGATGGTTATGCTGGTATTACAGTATGTTATGCTGATAATATGGAGAGAGCAAGAAAATATATAAGCGCCGCTAGGGATGTGGATAAAGACGCTGACGTCATGATAATTTATGATTATATTTTTAAATGA
- a CDS encoding vitamin K epoxide reductase family protein: MGLGLSIVGIADSLYLYLHLLLEKIPTYCNVSAIIDCHKVELSVYSHFLGIPDSLLGLIYFSIMTILWLIGIEEILRYLWIVGAIFSMYLIYTEILIGSLCIYCTLAHLCCLIQGIILFKNN, encoded by the coding sequence ATAGGGCTAGGGCTTTCTATAGTAGGTATTGCTGATTCTTTATATCTATATTTACATCTATTGTTAGAAAAAATCCCAACATATTGTAATGTGTCTGCTATAATAGATTGCCATAAAGTTGAGTTAAGCGTGTATTCGCATTTTCTAGGAATACCTGACTCTTTACTAGGGTTAATATACTTTTCAATTATGACAATACTTTGGCTTATCGGAATAGAAGAAATACTCAGATATTTATGGATTGTAGGTGCTATATTCTCTATGTATCTAATCTATACAGAGATATTAATAGGAAGTTTATGTATTTATTGTACTCTAGCACACTTATGTTGCCTTATTCAAGGAATAATATTATTCAAAAATAATTAA
- a CDS encoding DUF929 domain-containing protein encodes MTRRNLRYIILAILIIIVIIGVEIFSSTKITTTSTIGKTIPNNLYNQLIELSNQGYNITALPTYYFKVSPLNFSSNGKPAVIFVGAEWCPYCAAERWALIIALLRFGNFSGLEYMLSSSTDVYPNTPTFTFVNATYSSPYITFYGIEYQDRDYQPLEKVPNQVYYVWSNYANLSIPFIVIGYYYKVGTSIDPGLLSNHNWTYVIEQLHNPNSQIYKEIYAEANLITEMICKVDGGKPYSVCSHFIQNDYIPNIYIGEELRIEK; translated from the coding sequence ATGACAAGACGAAATTTAAGATACATAATTTTAGCTATTTTAATAATAATTGTTATTATAGGAGTAGAGATTTTCTCGTCAACAAAAATTACAACAACTTCCACAATAGGAAAAACCATACCTAATAATTTGTATAATCAGTTAATAGAGTTAAGTAATCAAGGATATAATATTACTGCATTACCTACGTACTACTTTAAAGTATCTCCTCTCAATTTCTCTTCAAACGGTAAACCGGCAGTCATCTTTGTAGGTGCAGAATGGTGTCCTTACTGTGCAGCTGAAAGATGGGCATTGATAATAGCTCTTCTTAGATTTGGTAATTTTTCCGGCTTAGAATACATGCTTTCAAGCTCTACTGATGTCTATCCTAATACTCCCACTTTCACTTTTGTTAATGCCACTTATTCAAGTCCTTACATAACATTTTATGGAATTGAGTACCAAGATAGAGATTACCAACCACTTGAAAAAGTTCCTAATCAAGTATATTATGTTTGGAGTAATTACGCAAACTTATCAATTCCATTTATTGTAATAGGATATTATTATAAAGTTGGAACTAGTATTGATCCAGGCTTACTATCTAATCATAACTGGACTTACGTAATAGAGCAACTTCATAATCCTAATAGTCAAATTTATAAAGAAATTTATGCAGAAGCTAATCTAATAACAGAAATGATATGTAAGGTGGATGGAGGAAAACCTTACTCTGTATGTTCACATTTTATACAAAATGATTACATTCCTAACATATACATAGGTGAGGAACTACGCATAGAAAAATAG
- a CDS encoding 4Fe-4S binding protein: MNKINKLIFSFPSKILNKSYILALIIVPITIFFPIPSVIFTLIFVGLLFQGLYLQRLMSTNKPYMVIEILAILSFIYAMLFFKELYNLTNLIFLSYLIPVSLCIFRLRREIRIKISYLENSKVAFLLLLSAFVLVWFASGFLDLVTTTISLFGQFGSSFILLDALSAFASVTASSWFMISMGIWLGILGIFRVIEYNKLENKIRYLLMMFAYAFYSIYLPSFSPISNEVQYIPYMWFNGLGTYGPVEPSYLFDGIIGTFVVTAVLSFMFGSRQICSVTCTAPYMLQGTFLDSMKKYNRSSKIGRKTLTSRLSSWYKWVMILTWSSLLVFAVLSYLDYEGIITFSILGNDPTVFYASLYFNVIWYIQFMLMPFLGNYACVNNGICAWGSFNQLFGYLGFFKLKIKDPKQCLNCKTVDCANACPVGLTDMRASFIKKGEFKSFKCIGVGDCIEACPYNNIMFYDFRSWIRSKLNKKGIIKDSVELH; the protein is encoded by the coding sequence ATGAATAAGATAAATAAGTTAATTTTTTCTTTTCCATCAAAAATTTTAAATAAATCATATATTTTAGCTTTAATTATAGTTCCTATTACTATATTCTTTCCAATACCTTCAGTAATATTCACTTTAATATTTGTAGGATTACTCTTTCAAGGGCTTTATTTACAGAGACTTATGTCCACGAACAAACCTTATATGGTTATTGAAATTCTTGCGATCCTATCATTTATATATGCTATGTTATTCTTCAAAGAATTATATAATTTAACAAACTTAATCTTTTTATCTTACCTAATTCCAGTTTCACTATGTATTTTTAGGCTTAGAAGGGAAATTAGGATAAAGATTAGTTATTTAGAAAACTCAAAAGTAGCTTTTCTTCTTTTGCTTTCAGCCTTTGTATTAGTTTGGTTTGCGAGCGGATTCTTAGATCTAGTAACAACAACTATCTCTCTGTTTGGTCAATTCGGCTCTTCCTTTATATTGTTAGACGCATTATCTGCCTTTGCCTCAGTTACTGCAAGTTCGTGGTTTATGATAAGCATGGGAATTTGGTTAGGAATACTTGGAATATTTAGGGTTATTGAATATAATAAATTGGAAAATAAGATAAGATATCTGCTAATGATGTTTGCTTACGCATTTTACAGTATTTATCTGCCATCATTTTCACCAATTTCGAATGAAGTTCAATATATTCCTTACATGTGGTTTAATGGTCTTGGGACTTATGGGCCTGTGGAGCCTTCATACTTATTTGACGGTATAATAGGTACTTTTGTAGTTACCGCAGTATTATCATTTATGTTTGGTTCAAGGCAAATATGTTCTGTGACATGTACGGCACCATATATGTTACAAGGAACATTCCTTGACTCTATGAAAAAGTATAACAGATCTTCAAAAATCGGAAGAAAGACTTTAACCTCTAGGTTAAGCTCATGGTATAAATGGGTAATGATTTTAACGTGGTCTTCTTTATTGGTATTTGCCGTTCTCTCGTACTTAGATTATGAGGGTATTATAACTTTTTCAATTTTAGGCAATGATCCTACAGTATTTTATGCAAGCTTGTATTTTAACGTAATTTGGTATATCCAATTCATGTTAATGCCATTTCTGGGGAATTATGCTTGCGTAAACAACGGGATTTGTGCTTGGGGCTCATTTAATCAATTATTTGGATATTTAGGATTTTTCAAGCTTAAAATAAAAGATCCTAAACAATGTTTAAATTGTAAAACAGTAGATTGTGCGAATGCTTGTCCAGTAGGTTTAACAGATATGAGGGCATCTTTCATAAAGAAAGGAGAATTCAAATCATTCAAATGTATAGGTGTAGGAGATTGTATAGAAGCTTGCCCTTATAATAACATAATGTTTTATGATTTTAGATCTTGGATTAGATCAAAGTTAAATAAGAAGGGGATAATTAAAGATTCTGTTGAATTACATTAG
- a CDS encoding DUF4898 domain-containing protein: MVELVDINNVESLMKFFNFSKKLIIPIKIISDKEKFFNYILPRQGAFCIIRPKDYEIESVIKKIRENPFYIFISEELKDELILLY, from the coding sequence ATGGTTGAATTAGTAGATATTAATAATGTAGAGTCTCTCATGAAATTTTTTAATTTCTCTAAAAAGCTTATAATTCCTATTAAAATTATTTCGGATAAAGAGAAGTTCTTTAATTATATTCTTCCTAGGCAGGGAGCGTTTTGTATTATAAGACCAAAGGATTACGAAATAGAGAGTGTAATTAAAAAAATAAGAGAAAATCCATTTTATATATTTATTTCTGAAGAACTCAAAGATGAGTTAATATTACTATACTAA
- a CDS encoding helix-turn-helix domain-containing protein, producing the protein MPKSPFEVTLLIEDHPCEVMKLISTMGLKASVENVKLGDNVTDHIVLFDNKVKNEDVLKLKSGNSKVLRLSDNRIWVRTNGCSVCKVLYTSDVVVEKIKVVKERTLLYTLLIPNTSSLKEFLSKLTSQGVKVTVISTNEITGNELTERQMEILKLAYRLGYFDDDRGITLTELANRLNVSAPTLEEILRRALRKVVKYYLDKVG; encoded by the coding sequence ATGCCTAAATCACCGTTTGAAGTTACTCTATTGATAGAGGATCATCCTTGTGAGGTAATGAAGCTTATATCTACTATGGGCCTAAAAGCAAGCGTAGAGAATGTTAAACTAGGAGATAATGTAACTGATCATATAGTATTATTCGATAACAAAGTTAAAAATGAAGATGTGTTAAAACTTAAATCGGGTAATAGTAAGGTATTAAGGCTCTCAGATAACAGAATATGGGTTAGAACAAATGGTTGTTCTGTATGTAAAGTGCTTTATACCTCTGACGTTGTTGTAGAAAAGATAAAAGTTGTTAAAGAGAGAACTTTACTTTATACTCTCTTAATTCCTAATACTTCCTCATTAAAGGAGTTTTTATCAAAGCTAACAAGTCAAGGAGTTAAGGTTACTGTAATAAGTACAAACGAGATAACTGGTAACGAGTTGACTGAGAGACAGATGGAAATATTAAAATTGGCTTATAGATTAGGGTACTTTGATGATGATAGAGGCATAACTTTAACCGAATTGGCTAATAGATTGAACGTTTCTGCACCAACTCTGGAAGAAATATTACGGAGAGCTTTAAGAAAAGTAGTTAAATACTATCTTGATAAAGTAGGATAA
- a CDS encoding DUF488 domain-containing protein, with protein sequence MLKIKRIYDPVEKDDGIRILVDRLWPRGVRKDKVDVWLKDIAPSDELRTWFNHDPNKWEEFKKKYFEELSKNPKLDILLQLIKKGENVTLLYTSKSPYNNAVALKEFLDKIFKAS encoded by the coding sequence ATGTTAAAAATAAAGAGAATTTATGATCCAGTAGAAAAAGATGACGGGATTAGGATATTGGTTGATAGATTATGGCCTAGAGGTGTTAGGAAAGATAAGGTAGATGTATGGCTTAAAGATATAGCGCCTAGCGATGAATTAAGAACATGGTTTAATCATGATCCTAATAAGTGGGAAGAGTTTAAAAAGAAATATTTTGAAGAACTTAGTAAGAATCCTAAACTGGATATTTTATTACAGTTGATTAAAAAAGGGGAAAATGTGACTCTACTTTATACATCTAAATCACCATATAATAATGCTGTAGCATTAAAGGAATTTCTAGATAAGATATTTAAAGCGAGTTGA
- a CDS encoding hemerythrin domain-containing protein, translating to MIIDPISLLKFEHSILRVRFQMIKECLNIELGWKMLENTHYFIVNWHAKIEDKYVFPVLEKMGINVKPLSNDHLLIEKYGNSVLKERRKDWAERYIRIVIDHNLNEEKIFPKEIERDILKDIITDMRNFSGYFEFTGLSEYDLYYSD from the coding sequence ATGATAATAGATCCAATTTCTCTATTGAAATTTGAGCATTCAATTCTTAGAGTCCGCTTTCAAATGATCAAGGAATGCTTAAATATAGAGTTAGGATGGAAGATGCTAGAAAATACTCATTATTTTATTGTCAATTGGCATGCAAAAATTGAGGATAAATACGTATTTCCAGTTCTTGAAAAGATGGGGATTAATGTTAAGCCCCTCTCTAATGATCACTTACTCATAGAAAAATATGGGAACTCTGTATTAAAGGAGAGAAGAAAGGATTGGGCTGAAAGATACATTCGCATAGTTATTGATCACAATCTTAATGAAGAAAAAATATTTCCTAAAGAAATAGAACGTGATATATTAAAGGATATTATAACTGATATGAGAAACTTTTCAGGATACTTTGAGTTTACTGGGTTAAGTGAATATGATCTATATTATTCTGACTAA
- a CDS encoding amidohydrolase family protein, which translates to MGYIDAHTHVWFKEALPNDFFDNNSGYSFTPPNLTDILKEMDNANIDYIVIIAYPSREVWNTKEDFPINMIKVVKEYANRFSIIGGIEPNRLTLQEAKEWLEKQYEAGVSGFKLHPVHSHVKPNAYREEEGGLKQLELLYEFAQDHELPVIIHTGTSMFLKARNKYSDPINVDDVAVDFPKLKIVMAHMGRPNYVPTAFQLVRIRKNIYAEISSIPPKKLLEYLARLEEISYKTIYGSDYGGPGVKSISENLREFLSLNISEKAKLDIASNNPRSMYKPLSELM; encoded by the coding sequence ATGGGCTATATAGATGCACATACGCATGTGTGGTTTAAGGAGGCTTTACCTAATGATTTCTTCGATAACAACTCTGGCTACAGCTTCACGCCTCCAAATCTTACAGATATTTTAAAGGAAATGGACAATGCAAATATTGATTATATAGTAATAATAGCTTATCCTAGTAGGGAGGTATGGAATACAAAAGAAGATTTCCCTATCAACATGATAAAAGTTGTAAAGGAATATGCAAATAGATTTTCCATTATTGGAGGAATAGAACCTAATAGGCTTACTTTACAGGAGGCAAAGGAATGGTTAGAAAAACAATATGAAGCCGGAGTATCTGGTTTTAAACTTCACCCTGTTCATTCCCACGTAAAGCCAAACGCATATAGAGAAGAAGAAGGGGGATTGAAACAACTTGAATTATTATATGAATTTGCACAAGACCACGAATTGCCAGTTATTATCCATACTGGGACAAGTATGTTCCTAAAAGCTAGGAATAAATATTCTGACCCTATAAATGTGGATGACGTTGCTGTGGATTTTCCGAAATTGAAAATTGTTATGGCTCATATGGGTAGGCCAAATTATGTTCCTACAGCGTTCCAATTAGTTAGGATAAGAAAGAACATATACGCAGAAATCTCTTCAATACCACCTAAGAAATTATTAGAATATTTAGCTAGACTAGAAGAAATAAGTTATAAAACTATTTACGGTAGTGACTATGGTGGTCCTGGGGTAAAGAGTATTAGTGAAAATTTAAGAGAATTTCTTTCACTAAATATTAGTGAGAAAGCTAAGTTAGATATTGCAAGCAATAACCCTAGATCAATGTATAAGCCTTTATCCGAATTGATGTAA
- a CDS encoding PD-(D/E)XK nuclease family protein yields the protein MSLEEEIKKVLLNNPSILIDVLTARPEIIYQVLAKLTPWQNLATKQDIEKLSREIEDIKQNMATKQELEEIKKTIVTKQELEEIKKTIVTKEDLKNMATKQELEEIKQNMATKQELEEIKKTMATKDDIKRLETIITGLGARWGIMNEDSFRQGIREILSSTGWKVSREILYDKEGYVYEEPSDIEYDIIVKDGNVILIEITSSLKRGDLPIIKRKKELYEKVKNVKITLVYVITPFVHDRYPERVKAMAKDMGIEVIYP from the coding sequence GTGAGTTTAGAGGAAGAAATTAAAAAAGTATTGCTCAATAATCCATCTATATTGATAGATGTACTAACTGCTAGACCAGAAATAATCTACCAAGTATTGGCTAAGTTGACTCCTTGGCAGAATTTGGCTACTAAGCAAGATATTGAAAAATTGAGTAGAGAAATTGAGGACATCAAGCAAAATATGGCTACTAAGCAAGAATTGGAGGAGATTAAAAAGACGATAGTTACAAAACAAGAGTTAGAAGAAATAAAGAAGACAATTGTTACGAAGGAAGACCTTAAAAATATGGCCACAAAACAAGAGTTAGAAGAAATAAAGCAAAATATGGCTACTAAGCAAGAATTGGAGGAGATTAAAAAGACGATGGCCACAAAGGATGATATAAAGAGACTAGAAACTATCATTACTGGTCTTGGTGCTAGATGGGGGATTATGAACGAAGACTCTTTTAGGCAAGGCATTAGAGAGATTCTAAGTAGTACTGGCTGGAAGGTTTCAAGGGAAATTCTCTATGACAAGGAGGGGTATGTTTATGAAGAACCTTCTGATATTGAGTATGATATTATAGTAAAAGATGGTAATGTTATATTGATTGAGATAACTTCCTCATTAAAAAGAGGAGATTTGCCAATAATAAAAAGAAAGAAGGAATTATATGAGAAAGTTAAAAATGTTAAGATAACTTTAGTTTACGTTATAACACCCTTTGTTCACGATAGATATCCTGAGAGAGTTAAGGCGATGGCTAAAGATATGGGAATAGAAGTAATTTATCCTTAA
- a CDS encoding winged helix-turn-helix domain-containing protein — protein sequence MEDNFTRIVKDKTRREILIYLYNKNKATYSDILHDLNLSTGKLNYHLKILQPLITKEGEYYMLNEKGRQLVEIMLSPGNDKKESEYTKYLPQFLAVASLIFLFIAGGLLSHIHAFYIIYSISIILLLSSVFFLYTLEVKGLENAMIFLAILFPYAFYLNGHIFSCIQFYQLT from the coding sequence ATGGAAGACAATTTTACGAGAATTGTAAAAGATAAGACAAGAAGAGAAATATTAATTTATCTTTATAATAAAAACAAAGCTACCTATTCAGATATATTACATGATCTAAATTTATCTACTGGAAAACTAAATTATCATCTCAAAATTCTCCAACCATTAATAACAAAAGAAGGAGAGTATTATATGCTTAATGAAAAGGGAAGACAATTAGTGGAAATAATGCTTAGCCCGGGAAATGATAAAAAGGAATCCGAATATACCAAATATCTACCTCAATTTCTAGCAGTTGCATCATTAATTTTTCTATTCATAGCCGGTGGGCTTTTATCTCACATTCATGCATTTTACATTATTTATTCCATTTCAATAATATTATTGCTTTCCTCAGTGTTTTTTCTTTACACTTTAGAAGTGAAGGGCTTAGAGAATGCAATGATATTCTTAGCAATATTATTCCCTTACGCGTTTTACCTAAATGGGCATATATTTTCTTGTATTCAGTTTTACCAGCTTACCTGA